The following coding sequences are from one Haliotis asinina isolate JCU_RB_2024 chromosome 3, JCU_Hal_asi_v2, whole genome shotgun sequence window:
- the LOC137276692 gene encoding BTB/POZ domain-containing protein 6-like, which produces MKEPSMASEPPDWQSATDFAETNLAMLTRRIACDVIFRVGAHREIIFAHKFILVSRSPVFFSMFYGPIAEKDEVNIPEIDAGVFHSFLRYLYSNCVELTTDNVSGLLYAAKKYYVKSLSEKCVSFLDSALNADNACDILEQAHVYSEEGLAEAALRVINVNALDVFKSSSFTEISRHCLNRILRSDEVRADEMSVCCAALRWSESECVRQGKEITPHSKYDVLQDSISYVRFPLIGLKAFEKHIPILDKDWLSLLRPFFASTMDIDDSTGSPLSAPPRKQPPTRVNRFLTTEESLSWTFNSKRCDAISFSCDRQVELLGVMLYGPFPAPDTDNILSYSVECSVEEVLRQDYLSRTFFKGGNTLDGSSVQKTLLVSAEEYYIEVLFENPIQLSKDLKYTVLLNVCGPDSRRGCKGRSTCVKDDVCWTFYPSSKSKNSTDVEHGQIPGLIYCCL; this is translated from the exons ATGAAGGAGCCTAGCATGGCAAGTGAACCACCAGACTGGCAGTCTGCCACAGACTTTGCAGAGACTAATTTAGCGATGTTGACACGCAGGATTGCTTGTGACGTCATTTTCCGAGTTGGTGCTCACAGGGAGATAATCTTCGCGCACAAGTTCATTCTGGTTAGCAGAAGTCCTGtgtttttttccatgttttatgGACCCATAGCCGAGAAGGATGAAGTCAACATCCCAGAGATTGACGCAGGCGTGTTTCACAGTTTTCTGAG GTACCTGTACAGTAACTGCGTGGAACTGACCACCGACAACGTTTCTGGTCTGCTGTACGCAGCAAAGAAGTACTACGTGAAATCTCTCAGTGAGAAATGTGTGAGTTTTTTAGACTCTGCACTTAATGCGGACAATGCGTGTGACATCTTAGAGCAAGCACATGTCTACAGCGAGGAAGGCCTTGCTGAGGCAGCACTGAGGGTCATCAATGTCAACGCACTGGACGTGTtcaagtcttcaagctttacaGAAATATCAAGACATTGTCTGAACAGAATACTGAGATCAGACGAAGTGAGAGCAGACGAAATGAGCGTATGTTGTGCTGCTCTCAGGTGGTCCGAGTCAGAATGCGTGAGGCAGGGAAAGGAGATAACTCCTCACTCAAAATACGATGTGTTACAAGATTCTATCAGCTACGTGCGATTCCCACTCATTGGACTGAAGGCGTTTGAAAAACACATTCCGATATTAGACAAAGACTGGCTTAGTCTGCTACGACCGTTCTTTGCTAGTACAATGGACATTGATGACTCTACCGGGTCGCCTCTGTCAGCTCCGCCTCGTAAACAACCCCCAACCAGAGTAAACCGGTTTCTGACGACTGAAGAATCTCTTTCCTGGACATTCAATAGCAAAAGGTGTGACGCCATATCATTCTCATGTGACAGACAGGTAGAACTGCTTGGAGTCATGCTATATGGGCCTTTCCCAGCCCCAGACACAgacaacattttgtcttattctGTCGAATGCAGTGTTGAAGAGGTTCTACGACAAGATTATCTATCCAGGACATTTTTCAAAGGCGGTAATACATTAGATGGATCTAGTGTTCAGAAAACTCTTTTGGTAAGTGCCGAAGAATACTACATCGAAGTGCTTTTTGAGAACCCCATACAGCTGTCCAAGGATTTGAAGTATACGGTTCTGCTGAATGTTTGCGGACCTGATTCAAGAAGAGGGTGCAAGGGACGCTCTACCTGCGTGAAAGATGATGTCTGTTGGACGTTTTATCCGTCCTCGAAGAGCAAGAACAGTACCGACGTGGAACACGGACAGATTCCTGGGCTCATTTACTGTTGTCTGTGA